The segment CGACACCTTGAGCTTCGGGTCGGCGATGATCGCCTCGATAGCGCCCGGCATATTCTTATGGGCTGCGAATACGCTGAAGTTTTCCAGCCCCTCCTCAAGCGCCCGCTTAACGGCGATGGCCACCAGGGGCGTGGTCGTTTCGAACCCGACGCCCACGAACACCACCTCGCGACCCGGATTGTCCTGCGCGATTCTGAGGGCGTCGAGCGGCGAGTACACGATTCGGATGTCGCGCCCGTCGGCCTGCTCTTTCAGCAGGCTGGACGTAGATCCGGGAACGCGAGTCATATCGCCGAACGTGGCGATGATGACCTCGGGAACGCGCGCGAGGGCGATGACGGTGTCGATGTCGCTGTTCGATGTGACGCACACCGGGCAGCCCGGCCCCGATGCGAGGCGCACCCCCGCGGGCATCAGGTCGCGGATGCCGCTGCGCGCGATGGATACCGTGTGCGTCCCGCACACTTCCATAAGCACCGCTTCACCAGGGGAAAAGGCTGCGATCGCGTCGAGCATCCTGCGAGCAAGCACGGGGTCCTTGAAACGCGCGAGCTCCTCTTCCATGCGCGCGGCGCCCTTCTCGGAAGCGCCGGCTCCCCGATCGGCCGAGCGCTCCATCAGCGGACCGCCGCCTGGGAGCTGGCCTCGAAATCGTCGACCAGCTCGGACATCTCGTCGATGAGGGCTAGCGTCTCCTTCGCGTAGGCCTCGCCCACCACCTCGATGGAAAAGCCCGCGTGGACCAGCACGTAGTCGCCCAGGCCCGCCTGGGGGGTGAGGTCGATGGAGATGTCGCGCGTCGTGCCCATGATGGACACCTCGGCCATGTTGTTTTCTTTCAGCTCGGTGATACGAGCGGGAATCGCTAGGCACATACCCAAACCCTCTTTCCGGTCGATTCCAGAATAGCCCCTCTCGCCGCAGCGCACCCCGCGCTTCCGGCCCGTTTGCACGGTACTAACACACGGCCGATGCTACCACCGCCTGGCCGAAGGATATGCATCCGTCATTCGGAGGTAACTCGGCGTTGATGGCAACGGTGAACCCCGCCGCTCCCAGCTCTTCAAGCCCGCGCTCGACCAGGTAGCGGTTCATGAACACCCCGCCCGACAGCGCAACGGTCGAGATCCCGTACACACCCCGCACCAGCTCGGCGACGTCCACCATCGCGCGCACGAAGGCGGCGTGGAACCTCAGAGAGACGGTCTGGACGGACACCCCCGCCTCGAGGTCGTCCAGCAGCGCCGAGAACGTCGGGCTCGCGTCGAGCAGAACCGCCGAGGTGTCGTGGGCGGTGCTGTCGGGAAGCGCGGCGTTCTTCGTGATGGCGATACGGTAGCGCTCGTCGTCTTCGACGCGGGACTCACCGCAGCGCGCGGCGTCGAACAGGATGGCGGCCTCCCCTTCGTAGGTGGGATGGGCGCACACCCCCGCAAGCGCGGCAGCCGCATCGAACAGCCTGCCCACCGACGAGGTGGAAGGCGCGTTCAGCCCCCGCTCGATCATCTGGTCGCATACCGCGGCCTGATCCCCCAGCTCGTCGAGGACGCGCCGAGCCGCCGGGTGGTCCAGCAGGTCGAACGCCCATAAAACGCCGTAGGCCATGCGCAACGGGTTCTCGATGGCAGCCGCACCCCCCGGCATCGGGACGTACGAGAAGTTCGCGAAGCGCTCGTAGTCGGAACGGTTGGCCAGCAGCACCTCGCCGCCCCACAGGGCCCCGTCGGCGCCGTACCCGGTTCCGTCGAACGCGATGCCGCACACCGCGCCGTCGATGCCGTGCTCCCCTATCACCGAGGCGATGTGAGCGTGGTGATGCTGTACCTCGATCACGGGAATATCCTGTTCGCGCGCCCATTTCGCCGTAAGGTACTCGGGATGGGCATCGCATGCCGCGACGGTCGGGCTCAGTTCGAACAGGCTTTCGTAGCGCAGCTTCGCCTCGAACCAGGCATCGTAGGTCTCGACGTTTTCGACGTCGCCGATATGCTGGGACACGAACACTTCGGGGATGCGCGTGAGGGCCAGCGTCGATTTCTGCTCGGACCCGCAGGCCAGGATGCAGGGGGCGCCGCCCCCGCGCGCATCGGAGCCAAAGCCCGTTTCGGCCTCCCCCCGCTCGCCCGCAGGCGCAGGGGCCCCTTCGCCTTCGGCCGCAGGGGCGCTTGCCGCATCGCCGGGGAACTCGAGCCGCAGGGGTGCCGGCGCGAACCCGCGGGCGCGGCGGAAGAACTGAACCGCCCGGTTGGGCTCGCCCGCGGCATCCGTGCCGGGAACGCTCAGAACGCGCACGACCGAATCGTCGTAGCGCGACTCGATGGCCCGGTCGTTTCCCAGGATGGCATCGGCGATGCGGGACAGCGCAACGCGAGCCGCCCCATCGTCGGTGACGATGGGGTCGTCGTGGACGTTGCCCGAAGTCATGACCAGCATGCGCTTTCCCGTCGCCTCGGCGAAGTCGTGGATGAGCAGGTGCTGGACCGGAGTGGCGGGCATCATAACGCCCAGATCGGGCAGGCCGTCGGCCAACCCCGCCGCCAAGCGGGCGTCCGCCCGCTTGCGCAGAAGCACGATGGGGCGCGCCGGCGACTCGAGGAGAGCCGCCTCGGAGCCGTCCACCTCGCACGAGGCGCGGGCGTCCTCGACCGTGGCCACCATCACCGCAAACGCCTTACCGTCGCGCTTCTTACGCGCCCTCAGCTTGGCCAGCGCCTCCTCGCTGGATGCATCGCACACCAAGTGGAAGCCGCCCAGGCCCTTCACCGCGACGATGCCGTCGGCCGACAGGACCCGCACCGCCTCGGAGAAGATGCGGTCGCTCGATTCGCGCGTCGCGCCCCACGTCACCTCGCCCGCCGTGCCGTCGACCACCTCGCACCAGCTGATATGGGGCCCGCATTCGAAGCAGGCGTCCGGCTGCGCATGGAAGCGCCTGTCAAGCGGGTCGGCGTACTCCTTCGCGCATCGGGGGCACATCGGGAAGTCGGCCATCGAGGTCTTCGGGCGATCGTAGGGAAGCCCGTTGATGATGGTGAAGCGCGGCCCGCAGTTCGTGCAGTTGATGAACGGGTAGCGGTACCGCCGGTTGTCGGGATCGAACAGCTCGCGCCGACAGTCTTCGCAGGTCGCCAGATCGGGAGATACCAGCGTGGTCGCTTCGGCGGCCCCGTCGTCGGAGAATCTGATCTCGAACTCGGTGAAGCCCTCCAGCACGGCATCGCGCATCTTGATGCGCTCGACCTTGGCGGCCGCAGGGGCGTTGTCGGCTATCTCCATGACGAAGCCGTCGAGATGCTCCCGCTCCCCTTCGGCATGGATGGTCACCCCGTCGACGGCGTTCAGCACCCATCCGTTGATCAGGTAGCGCTTGGCCAAGCGGTAGACGAA is part of the Berryella intestinalis genome and harbors:
- a CDS encoding HypC/HybG/HupF family hydrogenase formation chaperone; translated protein: MCLAIPARITELKENNMAEVSIMGTTRDISIDLTPQAGLGDYVLVHAGFSIEVVGEAYAKETLALIDEMSELVDDFEASSQAAVR
- a CDS encoding carbamoyltransferase HypF produces the protein MIEALDIQVKGVVQGVGFRPFVYRLAKRYLINGWVLNAVDGVTIHAEGEREHLDGFVMEIADNAPAAAKVERIKMRDAVLEGFTEFEIRFSDDGAAEATTLVSPDLATCEDCRRELFDPDNRRYRYPFINCTNCGPRFTIINGLPYDRPKTSMADFPMCPRCAKEYADPLDRRFHAQPDACFECGPHISWCEVVDGTAGEVTWGATRESSDRIFSEAVRVLSADGIVAVKGLGGFHLVCDASSEEALAKLRARKKRDGKAFAVMVATVEDARASCEVDGSEAALLESPARPIVLLRKRADARLAAGLADGLPDLGVMMPATPVQHLLIHDFAEATGKRMLVMTSGNVHDDPIVTDDGAARVALSRIADAILGNDRAIESRYDDSVVRVLSVPGTDAAGEPNRAVQFFRRARGFAPAPLRLEFPGDAASAPAAEGEGAPAPAGERGEAETGFGSDARGGGAPCILACGSEQKSTLALTRIPEVFVSQHIGDVENVETYDAWFEAKLRYESLFELSPTVAACDAHPEYLTAKWAREQDIPVIEVQHHHAHIASVIGEHGIDGAVCGIAFDGTGYGADGALWGGEVLLANRSDYERFANFSYVPMPGGAAAIENPLRMAYGVLWAFDLLDHPAARRVLDELGDQAAVCDQMIERGLNAPSTSSVGRLFDAAAALAGVCAHPTYEGEAAILFDAARCGESRVEDDERYRIAITKNAALPDSTAHDTSAVLLDASPTFSALLDDLEAGVSVQTVSLRFHAAFVRAMVDVAELVRGVYGISTVALSGGVFMNRYLVERGLEELGAAGFTVAINAELPPNDGCISFGQAVVASAVC
- the hypD gene encoding hydrogenase formation protein HypD — translated: MEEELARFKDPVLARRMLDAIAAFSPGEAVLMEVCGTHTVSIARSGIRDLMPAGVRLASGPGCPVCVTSNSDIDTVIALARVPEVIIATFGDMTRVPGSTSSLLKEQADGRDIRIVYSPLDALRIAQDNPGREVVFVGVGFETTTPLVAIAVKRALEEGLENFSVFAAHKNMPGAIEAIIADPKLKVSALILPGHVSTIIGAEPYRFLAEKYGIPGVITGFEPVDMLQGIAMIMRQLHEGRAAIEIAYARGVMPEGNPVAKAAIDEVFDTCTATWRGLGPIEGSGYRLRERYAGFDAVSKLRPQVEQTREPKGCRCGDILRGIMRPDECPLFRRVCTPENPVGPCMVSSEGSCAAYFRYY